In Halopseudomonas xinjiangensis, a single genomic region encodes these proteins:
- the ppsA gene encoding phosphoenolpyruvate synthase, whose translation MLEYVVSFEQLGAGDVERVGGKNASLGEMISNLANAGVSVPGGFATTADAFREFLEQSGLNDRIHTALDALDVDDVAALARTGTQIRQWVMETEFPAPLDQAIRDSFAKLSDGNDNLAVAVRSSATAEDLPDASFAGQQETFLNIRGVDNVIRAVKEVFASLFNDRAISYRVHQGFDHRLVALSAGIQRMVRSETGTAGVMFTLDTESGFRDVVFITGAYGLGETVVQGAVNPDEFYVHKPTLEAGRPSILRRNLGSKAIKMVYGEVASAGLSVKTVDVDRADRARFCLSDEEVVNLAKQALIIEKHYQRPMDIEWAKDGDDGKLYIVQARPETVKSRTTGNVMERYLLKEKGQILVEGRAIGQRIGSGKVKIVNDVAEMDKVMPGDVLVSDMTDPDWEPVMKRASAIVTNRGGRTCHAAIIARELGIPAVVGCGNATSELKDGQEVTVSCAEGDTGLIYAGQLSFDVRKNSVDAMPELPFKIMMNVGNPDRAFDFANLPNEGVGLARLEFIINRMIGVHPKALLNFESLPDDVKDSVQKRIAGYASPVDFYVDKLVEGVSTLAAAFWPKKVIVRLSDFKSNEYANLIGGRLYEPEEENPMLGFRGASRYISESFRDCFELECRAMKRVRDEMGLTNVEIMVPFVRTVGEAAQVVELLGENGLKRGDNGLRLIMMCELPANALLADEFLEHFDGFSIGSNDLTQLTLGLDRDSGIIAHLFDERNAAVKKLLSNAISACRKADKYIGICGQGPSDHPDLAKWLMEQGIESVSLNPDSVMDTWFFLAENNV comes from the coding sequence TTGTTAGAGTACGTAGTGTCCTTCGAACAGCTAGGTGCTGGAGACGTTGAGCGTGTAGGCGGGAAGAATGCCTCACTGGGAGAAATGATCAGCAATCTGGCCAACGCCGGGGTGTCGGTCCCGGGTGGTTTCGCCACTACAGCAGATGCCTTCCGTGAATTCCTCGAACAAAGCGGTCTGAACGACCGCATCCACACCGCTCTCGATGCACTGGACGTTGATGACGTGGCGGCTCTCGCCCGCACTGGCACCCAGATTCGTCAATGGGTCATGGAGACCGAATTTCCGGCACCGCTGGATCAGGCGATCCGCGACTCTTTCGCCAAACTCTCCGATGGTAACGATAACCTCGCTGTCGCCGTCCGTTCTTCCGCTACCGCCGAAGATCTTCCCGATGCCTCTTTCGCCGGCCAGCAGGAAACCTTCCTTAATATCCGCGGCGTCGACAACGTTATCCGCGCGGTCAAGGAGGTCTTCGCATCGCTCTTCAATGATCGCGCCATTTCCTATCGCGTGCATCAGGGCTTCGACCACAGGCTGGTAGCGCTGTCCGCGGGTATCCAGCGCATGGTGCGGTCGGAAACAGGCACTGCCGGCGTAATGTTCACGCTGGACACCGAGTCCGGATTCCGCGACGTGGTATTCATCACCGGCGCCTACGGACTTGGTGAAACCGTCGTGCAGGGCGCAGTGAATCCTGACGAGTTCTACGTCCACAAGCCCACGCTGGAAGCCGGTCGCCCGTCGATCCTGCGGCGCAATCTGGGTAGCAAGGCGATCAAGATGGTGTATGGCGAAGTGGCTTCCGCTGGCCTCTCGGTCAAGACCGTCGACGTCGATCGCGCCGATCGCGCACGCTTCTGCCTGAGCGACGAGGAAGTGGTCAACCTGGCGAAGCAGGCGCTGATCATCGAAAAGCATTACCAGCGTCCGATGGATATCGAATGGGCCAAGGACGGTGATGATGGCAAGCTATACATCGTTCAGGCTCGACCCGAGACGGTCAAAAGCCGCACCACGGGCAATGTCATGGAGCGTTACCTGCTCAAGGAAAAGGGTCAGATTCTGGTCGAAGGCCGCGCCATCGGCCAGCGTATCGGTTCGGGCAAGGTAAAGATCGTCAACGACGTTGCCGAGATGGACAAGGTGATGCCAGGCGACGTACTCGTCTCCGACATGACCGATCCGGATTGGGAACCGGTCATGAAGCGCGCCAGCGCCATCGTGACCAATCGCGGCGGCCGTACATGTCACGCGGCGATCATCGCTCGCGAGCTGGGCATCCCTGCTGTGGTCGGCTGCGGCAACGCTACCAGCGAACTCAAGGATGGCCAGGAAGTGACCGTGTCCTGCGCCGAAGGCGATACCGGTTTGATCTATGCCGGTCAGCTGTCTTTCGACGTGCGCAAGAACAGCGTCGACGCCATGCCGGAGTTGCCGTTCAAGATCATGATGAACGTGGGCAACCCTGATCGTGCTTTCGATTTCGCCAACCTGCCCAACGAAGGCGTCGGCCTGGCACGTCTGGAATTCATCATCAACCGGATGATCGGCGTGCATCCGAAAGCGCTGCTGAACTTCGAAAGCCTGCCTGACGATGTGAAGGACAGCGTGCAGAAGCGTATCGCCGGGTACGCCAGCCCGGTTGATTTCTACGTCGACAAACTGGTCGAAGGTGTCAGCACGTTGGCTGCGGCTTTCTGGCCAAAGAAGGTCATCGTGCGCCTGTCGGACTTCAAGTCCAACGAGTACGCCAACCTGATCGGCGGCCGGCTGTACGAGCCCGAGGAAGAGAACCCCATGCTGGGTTTCCGTGGTGCTTCGCGCTACATCAGCGAATCCTTCCGCGACTGCTTCGAACTCGAATGCCGTGCGATGAAGCGGGTGCGCGACGAGATGGGACTGACCAATGTCGAAATCATGGTGCCTTTCGTACGCACCGTGGGCGAGGCGGCTCAGGTTGTCGAGTTGCTGGGCGAGAACGGTCTGAAGCGCGGTGACAACGGCCTGCGGTTGATCATGATGTGCGAGTTGCCAGCGAACGCGCTACTCGCCGACGAGTTCCTTGAGCACTTCGATGGCTTTTCCATCGGCTCGAACGACCTGACCCAGCTGACGCTTGGGCTGGACCGCGATTCTGGGATCATCGCGCACCTGTTCGACGAGCGTAATGCCGCAGTCAAGAAGCTGTTGTCAAACGCGATCAGTGCCTGCCGGAAGGCCGACAAGTACATCGGCATTTGCGGTCAGGGTCCTTCCGATCATCCGGACCTGGCGAAATGGCTGATGGAGCAGGGCATCGAAAGCGTATCGCTCAATCCTGATTCGGTGATGGATACCTGGTTCTTCCTCGCGGAAAACAACGTCTGA
- a CDS encoding isocitrate lyase: MSAYENEIKAVAALKEAAGSTWSAINPEYAARMRIQNRFKTGLDIAKYTAAIMRKDMAEYDADTSAYTQSLGCWHGFIGQQKLISIKKHLKTTNKRYLYLSGWMVAALRSEFGPLPDQSMHEKTSVADLIEELYTFLRQADARELDLLFLDLDAARKAGDKSKEAEIQAKIDNYETHVVPIIADIDAGFGNPEATYLLAKKMIEAGAACIQIENQVSDEKQCGHQDGKVTVPHSDFLAKINAVRYAFLELGVDDGVIVARTDSLGAGLTKAIAVTNEPGDLGDQYNSFLDGDYIENASDIDNGDVVIKANGKLLKPKRLASGLFQFRKDTGVERVVLDCITSLQNGADLLWIETEKPHVGQIAEMVNKIREVVPDAKLVYNNSPSFNWTLNFRQQVFDAMQQEGKDVSQYDRAKLMSVEYDETELAQLADEKIRTFQKDAAREAGIFHHLITLPTYHTAALSTDNLAKGYFAEEGMLAYVKGVQRQEIRQGIACVKHQNMAGSDIGDNHKEYFAGEAALKAGGADNTMNQF; this comes from the coding sequence ATGTCAGCTTACGAAAATGAGATCAAGGCTGTTGCCGCGCTGAAAGAAGCCGCTGGTAGCACCTGGAGCGCAATCAACCCGGAATACGCTGCTCGCATGCGTATCCAGAACCGCTTCAAGACCGGTCTGGACATCGCGAAGTACACCGCCGCCATCATGCGCAAGGACATGGCCGAATACGACGCCGACACCAGCGCTTACACCCAGTCGCTGGGTTGCTGGCACGGCTTCATCGGTCAGCAGAAGCTGATCTCCATCAAGAAGCACCTGAAGACTACCAACAAGCGTTACCTGTATCTGTCCGGCTGGATGGTTGCTGCGCTGCGTTCCGAATTCGGTCCGCTGCCTGACCAGTCCATGCACGAGAAGACTTCCGTTGCCGACCTGATCGAAGAGCTGTACACCTTCCTGCGTCAGGCTGACGCTCGTGAACTGGACCTGCTGTTCCTCGACCTGGACGCCGCCCGCAAAGCTGGCGACAAGTCGAAGGAAGCTGAAATTCAGGCCAAGATCGACAACTACGAAACTCACGTTGTGCCGATCATCGCCGACATCGACGCTGGCTTCGGTAACCCGGAAGCAACCTACCTGCTGGCCAAGAAGATGATTGAAGCAGGCGCCGCCTGTATTCAGATCGAAAACCAGGTTTCCGACGAGAAGCAGTGCGGTCACCAGGATGGCAAGGTAACCGTTCCGCACTCCGACTTCCTGGCCAAGATCAACGCTGTGCGTTACGCGTTCCTCGAGCTGGGTGTTGACGACGGCGTCATCGTTGCCCGTACCGACTCCCTGGGCGCCGGCCTGACCAAGGCTATCGCTGTTACCAACGAGCCGGGCGACCTGGGCGACCAGTACAACAGCTTCCTCGATGGCGACTACATCGAGAATGCTTCTGACATCGACAACGGCGACGTGGTCATCAAGGCAAACGGCAAGCTGCTCAAGCCCAAGCGCCTGGCCTCCGGCCTGTTCCAGTTCCGCAAGGACACTGGTGTAGAGCGCGTGGTTCTGGACTGCATCACTTCCCTGCAAAACGGTGCCGACCTGCTGTGGATCGAAACCGAGAAGCCGCATGTTGGTCAGATCGCAGAGATGGTCAACAAGATCCGCGAAGTCGTGCCGGACGCCAAGCTGGTTTACAACAACAGCCCGTCGTTCAACTGGACTCTGAACTTCCGCCAGCAGGTATTCGATGCCATGCAGCAGGAAGGCAAGGACGTTTCCCAGTACGATCGCGCCAAGCTGATGAGCGTCGAGTACGACGAAACCGAACTGGCCCAGCTGGCTGACGAGAAGATCCGTACCTTCCAGAAGGACGCTGCTCGCGAAGCGGGTATCTTCCACCACCTGATCACTCTGCCCACGTACCACACTGCTGCGCTGTCTACCGACAACCTGGCAAAAGGTTACTTCGCAGAAGAAGGTATGCTGGCCTACGTCAAGGGCGTTCAGCGTCAGGAAATCCGCCAGGGTATCGCGTGCGTCAAGCACCAGAACATGGCTGGTTCCGACATCGGCGACAACCACAAGGAATACTTTGCTGGTGAAGCCGCGCTGAAAGCAGGCGGTGCTGACAACACCATGAACCAGTTCTAA
- a CDS encoding OmpA family protein, which yields MNLKNTVGLVVGAVISASALPAMAQYGMGGGEVSRAGSVEAEAFAQRYFTDDSVHDLSHGTLVGGGLGYFLSDDVSLNLGLGTYRNLDSDVTGEDIDGRLATLKAVYHFGEGAVRPYLSGGVGHQELDQWDRDGRDKTTMLTAGAGVKNYLNENFFVRAGVDVLYGLDHSNTEWMAGVGLGLNFGSSTAQVAQAAPTPAPAPAPAPAPEPEMQNVRVELDVKFDFDKATIRPEFRDDIRSLAEFMKSYPSVSTTVEGHTDSVGSEQYNQRLSKERAQSVRQALIDEGVDGSRLEAVGHGESRPIADNSTEEGRQMNRRVEADVETQVEVR from the coding sequence ATGAATTTGAAGAATACTGTTGGTCTCGTTGTTGGCGCAGTCATTTCGGCTTCTGCCCTGCCCGCGATGGCGCAATACGGCATGGGTGGCGGCGAAGTGAGCCGTGCAGGTTCCGTGGAAGCGGAAGCCTTTGCACAGCGCTACTTCACCGACGACAGCGTTCATGATCTGAGCCACGGCACGCTGGTCGGCGGTGGTTTGGGCTATTTTCTCTCGGATGATGTTTCGTTGAACCTGGGTTTGGGCACATACCGCAACCTGGATAGCGACGTCACTGGCGAAGACATCGATGGCCGCCTGGCTACGTTGAAAGCCGTTTATCATTTTGGCGAAGGCGCTGTACGCCCCTATCTGTCTGGTGGTGTAGGCCATCAGGAACTCGATCAGTGGGATCGTGACGGTCGTGACAAGACCACCATGCTCACCGCCGGTGCGGGTGTCAAAAACTACCTGAACGAAAACTTCTTCGTTCGCGCCGGCGTTGACGTGCTCTACGGTCTCGACCACTCCAATACCGAGTGGATGGCAGGCGTAGGTCTCGGCCTGAATTTCGGCAGCAGCACTGCTCAGGTTGCCCAAGCCGCGCCGACACCGGCTCCGGCCCCTGCGCCTGCACCGGCTCCTGAGCCGGAAATGCAGAACGTTCGCGTTGAGCTTGACGTGAAGTTCGATTTCGACAAGGCAACGATCCGTCCTGAGTTCCGCGACGATATCCGTAGCCTCGCCGAGTTCATGAAGAGCTACCCGTCTGTATCGACTACCGTTGAAGGTCACACTGACTCCGTTGGTAGCGAACAGTACAACCAGCGTCTGTCCAAAGAGCGTGCTCAGTCGGTCCGCCAGGCTCTGATCGACGAAGGCGTTGATGGTTCGCGTCTGGAAGCAGTTGGTCATGGCGAATCCCGCCCGATCGCTGACAACAGCACCGAGGAAGGCCGTCAGATGAACCGCCGCGTTGAAGCTGATGTTGAAACGCAGGTAGAGGTTCGCTAA
- a CDS encoding secretin N-terminal domain-containing protein: MKTPTAGCVLAAWLFASGLQAAPTTEVISLNHTLAESLLPAIEPILSEDERISAYGNQLILRAEPNRITTIREAISTLDQQPSRLRISVANTEAIDQTQRGYQVNGRIAGGGVEVTTGDSRNGNQTRIIRRETRGATDGVRQITANEGYPVMIQRGSSVPVTTTTSNAYGQVLQQTEYRDVAEGFYATVRINGNLATIYLNANNDRVNRSDNRIIDIQRADTVVTAPLGEWVTVAGIDDSESINDTGIGKRISTRGTNQSSLRLKVERLD, from the coding sequence ATGAAAACACCAACCGCTGGATGCGTATTGGCTGCCTGGCTATTTGCTTCAGGTCTCCAGGCCGCCCCGACTACCGAAGTGATTTCACTGAACCATACCCTGGCCGAGTCGCTCCTCCCCGCGATTGAGCCGATACTGAGCGAGGATGAGCGAATATCCGCTTACGGCAACCAGCTGATCCTGCGTGCGGAGCCGAACCGGATTACCACCATCCGTGAAGCCATCTCGACGCTTGATCAGCAACCGAGTCGTCTACGAATCAGCGTGGCGAATACCGAAGCGATTGACCAGACACAACGCGGCTATCAGGTGAATGGCCGCATCGCAGGCGGGGGTGTCGAGGTCACCACAGGCGACAGCCGCAACGGCAACCAGACACGGATCATCCGTCGAGAGACGCGGGGTGCTACCGACGGGGTGCGGCAGATAACCGCCAACGAAGGGTACCCGGTGATGATCCAGCGCGGCAGTAGCGTACCTGTCACCACGACCACCTCGAACGCCTACGGGCAAGTCTTGCAACAGACCGAATATCGTGACGTGGCAGAGGGTTTTTACGCTACGGTTCGAATCAACGGCAACCTGGCCACGATCTATCTGAACGCCAACAATGACCGTGTCAATCGAAGCGATAATCGAATTATCGACATCCAGCGCGCCGACACGGTTGTCACTGCCCCGCTTGGGGAATGGGTGACGGTCGCGGGCATCGACGACTCCGAATCCATTAACGACACCGGCATCGGCAAGCGAATCTCGACGCGCGGCACTAACCAGAGCAGCCTTCGGCTCAAGGTCGAACGCCTCGATTAG
- a CDS encoding DUF7931 domain-containing protein, with amino-acid sequence MVWEVDDATLPPIDFASPGRFAIHNPEEPPRQRFVADLSHRLGEGRSIIECDEYDLRVHACHMTQQTRRNLAVHAADQAGWLFSQRYFIDSCEQMVLAQPKSRIRVLLQDVPKDFALGHSLAKFAQRFPSMCEIRRIHPHLPREPQVYLLADNQGILMLPQRQTRKGFVRYQSPDQVRRWKGSFEELWASSQSDPALRRFLL; translated from the coding sequence ATGGTCTGGGAGGTTGACGACGCAACCCTACCTCCAATCGACTTCGCTTCGCCAGGCCGCTTCGCCATACACAATCCCGAAGAGCCGCCGCGCCAACGGTTCGTCGCCGACCTGTCCCATCGTCTAGGCGAAGGCCGAAGCATCATCGAATGCGACGAATACGACCTGCGCGTTCATGCCTGCCACATGACACAGCAGACCCGCCGCAACTTGGCGGTACACGCTGCTGACCAGGCGGGTTGGTTATTCAGCCAACGCTACTTCATCGACAGCTGCGAACAGATGGTGCTTGCACAGCCGAAGTCCCGGATCCGGGTATTGCTGCAGGACGTACCGAAAGATTTTGCCCTTGGCCATAGTCTCGCCAAGTTCGCTCAACGCTTCCCCAGCATGTGCGAGATCCGACGCATTCATCCACACCTGCCGCGCGAGCCGCAGGTTTATCTCCTGGCAGATAACCAAGGAATTCTGATGTTGCCCCAGCGCCAAACGCGCAAAGGCTTCGTTCGCTACCAGAGCCCGGACCAGGTTCGCCGCTGGAAAGGAAGTTTCGAAGAGCTTTGGGCGAGCAGCCAAAGCGATCCGGCCTTAAGGAGATTCCTGTTATGA
- a CDS encoding mechanosensitive ion channel family protein, with protein MELDTWSQSFVAAMTTMWTKVASFIPDLVAAIVIVILGFLVAKLIDAVLSKGLAKLGMDRLLAGVGVSKLLARSGITSSPSALIGKVVYWFIVLTFLISAAESLGLARVSSTLDAFVLYLPKVFGAALILVAGLLLSHFANGVVRGAGESIGIDYAAGLGRLAQGLLVIITASLVIGQLQIETELLNTVVAIVLISFGAAAALALGLGSRSVVTQILAGIYVRELYEVGDRIHVGDAEGVIDEIGTVKTSLVDDEGRVVSIPNTSLLDQRVSR; from the coding sequence ATGGAACTGGATACCTGGAGTCAAAGTTTCGTCGCAGCCATGACTACCATGTGGACCAAAGTCGCTTCGTTCATACCAGACTTGGTCGCGGCTATCGTCATTGTCATTCTTGGCTTTTTGGTGGCGAAGCTGATTGATGCGGTGTTGAGCAAGGGCCTGGCCAAACTGGGCATGGACAGGTTGCTGGCCGGGGTAGGGGTGAGCAAGCTTCTGGCGCGTAGCGGTATAACCAGCTCGCCCTCGGCATTGATAGGCAAGGTGGTTTACTGGTTCATCGTTCTGACTTTCCTGATTTCGGCTGCGGAATCGCTGGGGCTGGCCCGTGTGTCGTCCACGCTCGATGCCTTCGTACTCTATCTGCCCAAGGTGTTTGGTGCGGCGCTGATCCTCGTGGCGGGCCTGTTGCTCTCGCACTTCGCCAATGGCGTAGTGCGTGGTGCCGGCGAAAGCATTGGTATTGATTATGCTGCTGGGCTGGGTCGCCTGGCGCAGGGCCTGCTGGTCATCATCACGGCTTCGTTGGTTATCGGTCAATTACAGATCGAAACGGAGCTGCTCAACACGGTAGTGGCAATTGTGCTCATCTCGTTCGGAGCCGCAGCAGCGCTCGCCCTCGGACTCGGTAGCAGATCGGTCGTTACGCAGATTCTCGCCGGCATTTACGTACGCGAGCTGTACGAGGTCGGCGATCGCATTCACGTTGGCGATGCCGAAGGTGTAATCGATGAAATCGGGACGGTCAAAACCTCGCTAGTGGATGATGAAGGGCGCGTCGTGTCGATTCCCAATACGAGCTTGCTCGACCAGCGCGTTTCGCGTTGA
- the rraA gene encoding ribonuclease E activity regulator RraA gives MHYVTPDLCDAYPDVLVVEPMFSNFGGHDSFGGQIVTVKCFEDNSVVKEQVDEDGTGKVMVVDGGGSLRRALLGDMLAEKAARNGWEGIIVYGCVRDVDVLVQTPLGIQALASHPMKTDKRGIGDLNMPVTFAGVTFRPGEFVYADNNGIIVSPTALSMPE, from the coding sequence ATGCATTACGTCACGCCCGATCTGTGCGACGCCTATCCCGACGTTCTGGTCGTCGAGCCGATGTTCAGCAATTTCGGCGGCCACGACTCGTTCGGCGGGCAGATTGTTACCGTCAAATGCTTCGAAGATAATTCCGTGGTCAAGGAGCAGGTCGACGAGGACGGTACCGGAAAGGTTATGGTCGTCGACGGTGGTGGCTCGCTGCGCCGCGCGCTTCTAGGCGACATGCTTGCCGAGAAAGCCGCCAGAAACGGCTGGGAAGGCATCATAGTTTACGGTTGTGTGCGTGACGTGGATGTCCTTGTGCAGACTCCGCTAGGGATTCAGGCGCTGGCCAGCCATCCGATGAAGACCGACAAGCGCGGAATCGGTGATTTGAACATGCCGGTGACGTTCGCCGGCGTGACCTTCCGCCCCGGTGAATTCGTGTATGCCGATAACAACGGCATTATCGTGTCACCAACCGCGCTCTCCATGCCGGAGTAA
- a CDS encoding thioesterase family protein: MARLHLEFPEDQFYFTTQLTVRITDINAGKHLANDSMISMISEARARFLYQFGIEEVSENDTGIIVTDLATTYKREAFARDPLIFEVGLMDLNKYGGDIIFRITKAVGGELVALAKSGFVFYDFTTSRVAPMPEDFRLRFPGVNYVASVG; this comes from the coding sequence ATGGCCCGCCTCCACCTCGAATTTCCCGAAGACCAGTTCTACTTCACTACGCAACTGACTGTCCGGATTACCGACATCAATGCCGGCAAGCATCTGGCCAACGATTCCATGATCTCGATGATCTCGGAAGCACGCGCTCGGTTTCTCTACCAGTTCGGAATCGAAGAAGTCAGCGAGAACGACACTGGCATCATCGTTACAGACCTGGCGACCACTTACAAACGTGAGGCCTTCGCGCGCGATCCACTGATCTTTGAAGTTGGTCTTATGGATTTGAACAAGTATGGCGGAGACATCATCTTCCGGATCACCAAGGCAGTAGGCGGCGAGCTGGTTGCCTTGGCAAAATCAGGCTTCGTGTTCTACGACTTTACTACGTCTCGTGTCGCTCCCATGCCGGAGGATTTCCGATTGCGCTTCCCGGGGGTCAACTACGTAGCCAGTGTCGGTTAA
- the sigX gene encoding RNA polymerase sigma factor SigX, which translates to MTSHSVPRTRYTPADLSDEELATRAAGELFHTTVAYEELMRRYQRTLFNVCARYLGNERDADDVCQEVMLKVLHGLKQFEGKAKFKTWLYSITYNECITQYRKEKRKKRLFDALSLESQEEAQEPEEPLTSRGGLDRWLVHVNPVDREILVLRFVAELEFQEIADIMRMGLSATKMRYKRALEKLRKHIDAPL; encoded by the coding sequence TTGACTAGCCATAGCGTCCCCCGGACACGGTATACCCCGGCAGATTTGTCGGATGAAGAACTCGCCACGCGGGCAGCGGGAGAGCTGTTTCACACCACTGTCGCCTACGAGGAGCTTATGCGGCGGTACCAGCGCACACTTTTCAATGTTTGCGCCCGTTACCTAGGGAACGAAAGAGACGCTGACGATGTCTGTCAGGAAGTAATGCTCAAGGTTTTACATGGCCTTAAGCAGTTCGAAGGCAAGGCAAAGTTCAAAACATGGTTGTATAGCATCACCTATAATGAGTGCATCACTCAGTACAGGAAGGAGAAGCGCAAAAAACGGCTTTTCGATGCACTTAGTCTGGAATCGCAGGAAGAGGCTCAAGAACCGGAAGAGCCACTCACCTCCCGCGGTGGGCTAGATCGGTGGCTGGTCCATGTAAATCCGGTGGATCGCGAGATACTCGTGTTGCGCTTCGTCGCGGAGCTCGAGTTCCAAGAGATCGCCGATATCATGCGCATGGGACTGAGTGCGACCAAGATGCGTTACAAGCGGGCGTTGGAAAAGTTGCGAAAGCATATAGACGCGCCTCTTTAG